The Thermocrinis ruber genomic sequence TGTGAAACCTTTCACACAAGGACAAGTCATCCAACACGCACCAGATAGGTATGAGATCCACTACCTTGCCAAGATGTGGTACTTTGAGCCTGCGAATGTGGAAGTGCCAGTAGGGTCAACTGTGGATATATACCTAACGAGCGCTGATGTAATTCATGGCTTCCAGATAGACGGGACCAATGTAAACCTCATGGCAATACCTGGGACAGTAGCTTACGCAAGAGTTAAGTTTGATAAGCCAGGTGTGTATCACATAGTATGCCATGAATACTGCGGTATAGGACACCAAGATATGGCTACAAAAATAATAGTAAAAGCAGGTGAGCAACAATGAGGGTCGAAGGAAGCGTAAAAACGGTTATCTTAGGTGAAATCATCTTTCCTATCGTGCTTCTTATCTTTGGCATTTACCACGGATTTATGCAAGTACTCTACAGGGCTGGAATCATAAAGGACATGTCTTTCCTCGGCATTGAGTACTATCAAGGACTTACCCTTCATGGTGTTATTAATGTAATTGTATTTACCACAATGATAATTGTAGCCTTTGGTAATGCGGTGTTTCTCTACTATCTCAAAAAGCCTCTCAGACCGGCGGTTCAGTGGGTCAGCTTTTTGCTGATGGTTGTAGGAACTCTTATGGCAGCTTGGGCTATGTTTGCTGGTAAAGCCAACGTACTTTACACATTCTATTACCCCCTAATTGCTCATCCGGCTTTCTATATAGGTGCGGCGCTTCTGTTAGTGGGTTCTGTAATCCCTCTATTCTTTGATTGGGCACCAAATTACATAGCTTGGAGAAAAGAGCATCCAGGTGAAAAGGTACCTCTTGCAGTTTTTGGTATGCTTGTAAACCACATTATGTGGGTCATAATGCTTGTCCCTGTGGTAATTGAAGTGGTCTTCCAACTCATACCTGTGTCTTTGGGTCTTATCTCTGAGACGAACCCGTCTCTGAGCAGGACTCTTTTCTGGGCTTTTGGCCACCCTGTTGTTTACTTCTGGCTACTACCAGCCTACGTTATGCTCTACACAATACTTCCCAAAATAGTAACAGGCGAAGGAAAACTCTATTCAGACAGCGCTGCAAGGTTTGTCTTCCTACTTTTCGTTCTTTTTTCCTTCCCAGTAGGTCTTCACCACCAATACACTGAACCCGGAATAACCAACAGCTATAAGCTCATACATGCCTTCTTTACTCTTGGTGTTGCTGTTCCCAGTTTAATCACAGCCTTTACTGTTGCCGCATCCCTTGAGTATTCCATAAAGTCTAAGTATCCTGAGGTAAGAAATTCTCTCTTCTACTGGTGGACCAAGATACCCTATATAAGCCTGGAGGGTGATAAGTGGCTTGTTTCCTACTTTATGGCAGGACTCTTCCTATTCCTTGTGGGTGGTATAACAGGTATAGTCAACGCATCTTACAACGTGAACCTTGTAGTGCATAACACCTCCTTTGTGCCTGGACACTTCCACACCACTGTAGGTGGTCTTGTCACCTTATCTTTCTTGGGTATATCCCTTTATATGGTTTCCAAGCTTATGGGTAAGGATATAAAGTTCAAGGGCCTTGCGGTTATAGCCCCGTGGTTGTGGTGGCAAGGTATGCTTATTTTTGAATACGCCATGTCGGTGGCAGGTATTCATGGCTTTCCAAGAAGGACAAACACTGGTATATCCTACCTAAACCCCGATTCTCCCCTCTACAGACCAGAATGGGTAGGTTATGCAGAACTGTCCGTGTTTGCGGGATTTATAATAGTGCTTGGCTTTGTATTCTGGGCTATATCCTTCTTTGGAACCATATTCTCTCCTAAGGTTAGAGAAAGCACCATTGAGTTCCCCACAGCGCCCGCACTACATGATGAGAAAGCTCCAGCTCTAAACCGTCTTACTCCTTGGTTTATAGTATCTGTATTACTCTTTGTGCTTTCTTACGTACCCGCCATATACGACGTTACAAAGAGAGGTGTATTCTTTGACTCTCCGGGATACAACGACAAAAATCCCACACCTATAACCAAACCTCAGAGCGCAAAGGAAGACCAAAGGAATACTGCGGAAGCTAAATGATATGTGTTCCCTCGTTCGCCTCTTGTTTTTGGGGGTTCTCCCCCTTCTTCTATTTTTTAACTTCGTTTACTCTCAAGGCACAGGCATACCCCCTAACGAATCCAGAACTTTAGGAAAGCCATTGCCACATGTAAAACTTATAGACTCTTACGGAAACACCTTTGACATATACGAGCTCAAAGGAAAGCCCATAATCTTGAGTCCCATATACACCCATTGCAACTCCGCGTGTTCCATAATAACGGATTCTTTAAAGAAAGTCATTCCCAAGCTGGGAAAACCCGGAGAGGACTTTTGGGTTATCAGCTTTTCCTTTGACCCTAAAGACCGCATTGAGGACATAAGAAAATTTCAACAAGATCACCTTATAGACGGCTTTGGCTGGAAGGTAGTTGTAGCAAAGGATAAAGAGGATCTTTTTAGGCTAGTAGACGCCATAGACTTTAGGTTTATGACATTGGAAAACAGAGATTTTGTACATCCCAACCTCTTGGTGGTTATATCTCCAGACATGAGGGTAAAAAGGTATATCTACGGTGTGGTTTTTGACTACCGCGATTTAAAGAAGGCTTTGGAAGAGGAAAGCATCCTGGAAAAAGCAAGACCCTACTTGTTCTTTGTTGGTTTACTAGGTTTTACATCTACCTCTCTTTACATACTTTTAAAAATTTTCAAAAAGGTGAAATAGTAATTGTTGGAGAGCTGCAGTTTAGCTTGGTCGGAACACTGACCTACCAATTTAATGTTTAAGCTTTTATAATCCTTTCCTGATGACACCCCACCGAATAATACTTCTCTCCTACTTGGTGTTAATAGCCATCGGGACCTTGCTACTCTATCTGCCCATATCCACCTACGAAGGAATTAGCTTCCTGGATGCCCTATTTACCGCCACCTCTGCAGTTTCCGTTACAGGTCATGTGGTAGTGGATACCTACAAGACATTTACACCTTTTGGAAAGGCTGTAATTCTCCTACTCATTCAGATAGGTGGGCTTGGATACATGGGATTTACCACCTACTTTTTGATTCTCCTGAGAAGAAAGTTGAGCCTAAAGGACCGAATACTTTTGGCAGAATCGGTCAATTACCCTGGACTGCACGGCTTGGTGAGATTTCTCAAAAGGATAGTACCCTTTGTTGTTGGGGTTGAGCTTTTGGGTGCCCTGCTTCTTCTTCCATTCTTTCTAAGGCACTTTGACCTGCCCATCAGTTTGGCAATGAGCATTTTTCATTCGGTTTCTGCCTTTAACAATGCGGGCTTTAGCATACTGCCTGATGGACTTACACCCTTTAGAGACAGCTTATGGCTTAACTTAGCCTTTAGCCTTTTGATCATTTTGGGAGGCTTGGGCTTTTATGTGATCCACGAGCTCATGCTATACCAAAGAAAGGAAATTCAAAGACTTTCCACTCACACCAAGCTTGTGCTTGTATCCACACTTCTTCTAATTGTGGGAGGCTTTTTGGTTCTCCTGCTTGATACCATCAGATGGGAAAACTACAGCCTAAAGGAAAAGCTCCTTATTGCCTTTTTCCACAGTGTTTCGTCAAGGACTGCAGGTTTTAGCACTGTGGACCTAAAGAGCTTTTCAGAGGGCGGGCTCTTCTTTCTGGTGGTTCTTATGTTTGTGGGTACAGGTCCCGGCGGAACGGGTGGTGGCATAAAGATCACCACCGCAGTGGTTATAATCCTCGTAGTTCATAGCTACCTAAAGGGCAGTGGTCAGGTGGTGGTCTTTGGGAGAAGAATAGCGGAAGATACCATCCAAAGGGCTTTAACCATCTTTGTTCTGTCATTCCTCTACACAACCTTTGCCACACTGATACTTACCCATACGGAAGGAGCTCCACTACTTCCCACCCTCTTTGAAACGGTGTCTGCTTTCTCTTCGGTGGGACTATCCGTAGGAAACCCTCAGGGGCTTAGCCTTTGTGCCGATTGGTCTCCTTTTGGAAAGGTAGTAATTATAATTACTATGCTGATGGGAAGGATGGGAATAATGAGCTTCATGCTCGCCCTTTATGGCAAGGGAGAAGAGAGCAGAATAAAACCCCCTGAAGCAAGGCTACTGCTATGAAGAAAAAAAATAGAACCTTTGGTGTTATAGGGCTCGGTAGGTTTGGCTATCATGTAGCAAGAACCTTGGCGCAGGGGGGTGCTGAGGTAATAGCCTGCGATGTGGATGAGGAGAAGGTTAGGGAAGTCTCCGAGTATGTGTCTTTGGCTTATGTGTTGGATGCAACGGATGCAAAGGCACTCAAGGAGTCTGGCATAGCCAACGTGGATACTGCGGTGGTTAGCGTAGGAGAAAACATAGAGGCAAGTATACTTATCGTGGTTCAGTTAAAAGAGCTGGGAGTAAAAGAGATAGTGGCAAAGGCGGTAAATCCTCTGCATGGCAAGGTGCTTGAAAAATTAGGAGTTGATCGGGTGGTCTATCCGGAAAAGGAGATGGCTATAAGGGTTGCCCACTCCCTTTTGGCGGGCGAGTTCATAGAGGAAATACCTATCGGAGAAAAGCACAGCGTTTTTGAACTAAAAGCCTTTGACTTTATGCTGGGCAAGACACTGAGGGAGTTGGACGTTAGAAGGCGCTTTGGCGTGAGCGTCCTTGCCATAAAAAGGGGAGAAAACCTCATCGTCAACCCTATGGGGGATGAAAAAATCCTACCGGGAGACATCCTTGTGGTATTGGGCACCACCGAACAGCTCAGCACTATGGCCTCTCAGTGAGCTTTTCCCTCACAAAATCCATAAGCCCGGGCACTTCCACATCAAAGTCCAAGTAGTATAAGTTTTCCGCTGGTTCCAGCTTGAAAAAGTCCTTTAAGGTGGTAAGATAAAGTTTTTCCTTTTGCAACTTAAAGCCTTCATAATGATAATGGTCTGGAAAGCTCAGCTTTTCTTCTGTCTTTATGCCCAATCTTTCCAAGGTTTTAAAAAACTGTTCGTTGTCTCCAAGCCCACAGAAGGCTATAAAGCTCTTGTCTTTGAAATTTAAAACCTCTCCTTCCTTTGAGACCACCCTCCAGTTTTTTCTGTAAAGCTTAAAAGTAGGTTTTTCAATCTTGAACTCCCACTCCTTTAGGTCCTGATAGGTCAGTACCACTGCGTGCGCCCTTTTCAACCCATCCAGTGGCTCCCTTAACCTGCCAAAGGGCAAAAGCCTGTCTTTTAAGTCCCTCTCCTTTAAAAGGACAAGGTCTAAGTCCCTCTTTAACCTTCTGTGTTGGAAGCCGTCGTCAAGGATAATCAACTGAGCCTTTAGCTCCTCCACCGCCAACTTTGCACCAAGGCATCGGTCTTCGCTCACCACCACGCTGACGTTTTTTAAAAGCCTTGCCAACATGTAAGCTTCGTCTCCCACCTCTCTCCAATTTGCCCTAACTTCCCCCCTATAGCTAACAACCACCGGACCCCTTGTGCTTCTTTTGTAGCCCCTCAAAAGCACCGCGATATGGTAGTCCTCTGCTAAGTTCTGCGCCAAAAACCTTACCAAACTGGTCTTTCCACTACCACCCACCGATAGGTTTCCCACGCATAGGATGGGAACACTAAAAGAACAGGTCTTGAGAAATCCTCTATCATAAAGCCAGTTCCGTAGATTGACCGCGTAGAAGTATGGGTTTAGCCAGTTCATCTAAGCATAGCCTTTGTGTCTTTGAAAAGTAAATAAAAGAAAAGAACTCCACCAATGATGGCGCTCAGGTATTGGGTAATAAACCTCCAAAGGATAACAAAGCTACCCAACATGTAAGCGGAAAGGAAACCAGAGAAGACCTCCAAGCCTCCCACCTCACCAACGCCACTTCCTCCGGGCGTTGGGCTCAAAAAGATGGCATAGAGCAGGGCTACCTGCGAAAGAACAGCTTTCGAAAAGCTCACAGAAGGCTCAAAGGCAGAGAGCAGAAAGGCTCCCGATAGCAAAAAGCATACATACAAAAGCACACTGCTGAGGGTGGCCAAGAAAATATGCTTCTTTTTGTCCCTCAAAAATAGTCTGCTTACGATAATGAACCTCTTCAGAGTGTATTTAACTTTCAGCATCAGGCTTTGGTTTTGGTCCTTGGACCTATCAAAAAAGTATTTGAACACTTTGTAGACCAAAAGGCTCAGCAATCCTAAAACCACCAATATGACAAAAAGTTTTACAGCCTCCTGTGTATGCTTATAAAAGTAATAGACTAGAAGAGGGGACAGAAAAACAAAAAAGACCATTCCCGTTAGGGTTTTCATAACTACCACGCTCATGACTTTGTGCAATCTCCCTCCCTTTCTGGAGAGGGTGTACAAAGACATCATTTCTCCTCCCACGTGGGCGGGTGTAATGGTGGCTCCAAAGGTGTTTATAAAAGAGACCAAGTAGCCATAAGAAAAAGAATACCTGAGGTTCATGGCTCGGGCAAGGATAAAGAGCCTGATGTTGTCAAAGGTGTGATAAAAAAACATGCTTAGAACAGAAAGGAACAAATACCTTTTGTCAAGCAGTGGGAGAACTTCAAAGATCTCTTTGCTCATAGTCCTTTTTAGCACATAAACAAAGGAGCCGGTAAGCACAAAAACCGTGAGAACGATTCCATACAATAAGGGTCTTAGCATCTGTATAATAGTTTAAGCCCATGGCTGTGTTTTTGCTTGGTTCAGACCAGAGGGTTGTACGTTGCGCTCGTGTGTCCTTTGCAAAGGATGAGCAAGTGGATCGGGAACGAGACATAAAGCTCATAAAGTTTCTCTTTGAAAACAGGCATGCATCACCCTTTGAGCACGTGGTAATAGCCTTTGAAAGCGACGAAGAGTTTTGGATTTCCCTTTTGAGAAAGGTCAAAAACCCTACCTTTCAAGCCTATTGGGATGGCAAGTTTTTGTGGCTGAATCTCAGGAATATCATAAACGCTTGGGAACACATGCCAGAGGAAGTTCTAAGTGTTATAGAAGAAAAACTGCCTGCGGTCTATTCGGTGGTGGTCGGGAAAGAGCCCAAAGGTTATTCAACGGACAGCGCATACGTGAAAGAGCTTGTGGAAACCTCCTCGGGCTTTGTAGGTTTGGTGGATAAGTTAGAGCTGGACAGTCCGATGGATTACTACACCTTTGTGGTGGAGTGCCCTCTGTTTGTTGCACGCCAATGGCACAGACACCGCTTTGGCTCGTACAACGAAGTAAGTAGGAGGTATGTATCCTACGAGCCCGATTTTTACATTCCGGAGTATTTAAGGAAACAATCAAAGAGCAACAAACAGGCAAGCGAGGATACGCCCTTGGAAGAACCTTGGAACTCCCTTTTTCTTAAAAAGATCAAGTGGTATGTGGAGGACCTAAAGACCCTCTATACCAGCATGGTGGAGAAGGGGACTGCCAAGGAACTGGCAAGGGGCATCCTTCCGCAGTTTATGAAAACACGCTTTTACTGGACGGTGCCAAGGATCTCTTTGGATAACTTTATAACCCTGAGGACCCACCCGCACGCCCAGAAGGAGATAAGGGAGCTTGCCTTGGCAATAAAGGATATGGTAGGATATAGAGGATGGGACAGGATTATGCGACTTTAAGGGTTCCCGCAAGCACCAGCAATCTGGGTGCAGGCTTTGACACCTTTGGGCTTGCCCTGAACCTATACAACTACTTTACCGCACAGCCTTGGGATAGATGGGAGTTTGAGATAGTGGGAGAAGGGCAGGAACTTCCACAGAACGAAGAAAACCTCTTTGCCAGAGTATATTTAAAAGCCTGCGAGCTCTTTTCCCAAAAGCCCATTCCTTTGAAGGTTAAGATGAAAAACCACATTCCCACCGCAAGGGGGCTGGGATCTTCCGCCACCGCCATCGTGTCTGCCATAAAGCTCTGGGAACACTTCTATCAAAGGACCTTAAGCTTGGAAGAGAGGTTAAGGATAGCCTTTGAGTTTGAGCCACATCCGGATAACCTACTGCCAGCCTTTCTTGGAGGCTTTCTAGTGTGTGCAGTGGGCGAAAGGGTCCATTATCAGAGGTTGGACTTTCCGGAGGAACTAAAGGTGGTGGTTTGCATCCCAGATTTTGAGCTTTCCACAAAGAAGGCACGGGAGGTATTAAGGCAGGAAGTTTCTTTGAAGGACGCAGTCTATAACATACAGAGGGCGAGCCTTTTGGTGGTAAGTCTTTGCAAAAGGGACTATCAAGGTCTGAGGGAAGCGGTAAAGGACAGGCTTCATCAACCCTACAGAAAGTCCCTAATTCCAAACTTTGATAAGGTTTTAGAAAGCGCATACTCGGAGGGTGCCCTTGCGGTCTTTCTAAGTGGGGCTGGTCCCACCATAGCCAGCTTCTGCCTTGAGGGGGAGGACAAAGTAGGAAATGCCATGGTTTATGCCTTTCAAGAGGCGGGCATATCCGCAAAGTATTTATCCTTGAAGGTGGATAAAGAGGGGGCAATTTTTACCACAACTCCAGCTTCAGGGGGTTGAGGCTAAGAAGCTTTGGCAAAAATTCCCTCAAACGCTTTGGCTCCACCTTAAGAAAAACCTCCAGCAGATTGCCATACGTCCGGGTTTTTGCAAAGGATAGTTCCCTCAGGACCTTTTCTCTGTCTTTGGGAAAGACCGCCAAGATAAGCTTTGTGAAGGGAGGTAGGTTTTCTTCCCTTCTTTTTTCCAGCTCTTCCTCCAGAAAGTCATCCTTTAGGTACCTTTCCACCAGCTCCTCTTCCAAGAAGGTTTGCAGATAAAACTCCTGCTCCGCCATTGCCCATGCCCTGTGCACATACTTGTAAAACTCCTCCTCCGCGTTAAAGTTAGGAAGAGAAAGCAGGTTATCTCCATGAACCAAAAAGACCTTTTTATAGGTTCCCGAGAGAGAAGGCTTAGTGTCAAAGTGCAAACTTTCTTTTACAAGTCCGTATTTTTCCAGCTCTTCCACCGCCCTCTCCACACCAAAGCCTTGGGGAACCACAGGACTCTCGCAGTGGGGACAAGTGGGAGGACCAGACCATTTGCATCGGGTACAAAAAAGACTGTTTTGGCTTTTACTTAAAGTCAAAAAGGTGCCACAGTGGGGACATTCTGTCAGAAACTGACACCTGGGACAGTATGCATAAGAGTAGCCCGTTTTTCTTATCAGAAGGAGGGAGTTGTCCTCTAACTTTGAAAGAAGCTCTTGGGAAAAAACTTCCTCCGGCTTTCTTTTTAGAATTTTCACACTGGCGGAGTAGCCAAGACTTTCCAACTGCCAAGCACCAATCTTCACCTTTTGGTAGGTATCCACTCCAAGGCTTGTGGTGTAGTAAAAAAACTGAGAGCCGTAATACCTGTAAAGGTGGAAAAGGTAGTTCCTAAGGTCTATTCCGTTGTATAACTTTGTATTTTGGTCTTCGAATAGTACAAAGGCAAAGGGCTCCTTAAAGGGCACCAAAAGTCCAAGCCTTGAGCTCAGGATCACCCTTCCTTCTTCCTGTGCCAGAAACCAGTTTTTCACAAACTGCCTTGGGCTGTCAAAGGAAGAGAGAGAAACCACCCGATCTCCAAAAAGGGGCTTTAGTTCTCTCATAAGGTAAAGAAGCGTAGAGTTTTGAAAACAAAATATGGGAAGGCTCTTGTTTTTACTTAGGGCGGACTCCACCAAAAGGACAAGGTGTTCTAAAAGCCTTGAAAGGCTTCCTACTACAAGCACTGGCTTTTGTATGCTTTTTATTAAGGATATGCTACTCTGCCTTAGCTGGCTTTTTGGACTAAAGGCAAAGTTCTGCATCAGCTCCTTTTCCACCTTGACTATACCCTTGGAAACCAAAAACTGCAGGTCTTTGGAGGAAAAACCTTCTTCTTTGAGCTCCTCCCTTGTGGCGTACAACCTCTCCCTGAGGTAGCTGAGCAGTCTTACCCTTTCTGCGTAGTTTTTGGTCTTTTTTAGCTTAGAAAGGGCAACATCAAAGGGAAGGTTAAGGCTAAAAAGCTCCATCTCCACATTTACCGCAGACCAATCTTCCACCACCTTCAAAAAGCCTTTTTCCAATAAAAGCCTCACAAACTGCCATCCAAACCTTTTCTTGGCTGTTTCTTCCTTTATCCTTTTGTTTTTTGCCACCCAATCTAAAAACCGTTTAGTCCTTTGGTCCAAGCCCACAAAGGAGGAAAGGGGGACCGTAAGAAATCTTTCTTTTTTCCAGTTCCACTCAGCGGGCAAAAGTTCCCATAACAACAGCCAAGGTATTAAGCCATAGAGCATGGCGGTGTCCTTTAGGGCTGAGAGGTTCTTTTCGGAGGTCAGAGGCACCTTGTCTGGAAATACTACTTCCTTGACCTGTCCGTCATCAGAAAGACCCACCACAAGTCCAGTTTTTCCTTCCACCAGAACCCTAAAGCCTATAGGGGAGCCCTCGTAAGGAAAGTCCGCTTTTATCCTTTCAACCCGCCCTCCGGGGAGAGCAATTTTCAAGCTCAGTTCCATGTTTTTTATATTAAGGTTCAAAGTGATTTAATCACTGAACAAAAAGCCCAAAAGCCCTAACATAAAAAGCAAATCTTTTTGGGAGGTGTTGCCATGAAGAGAGCTTTACTTTTTGGCTTGCTTTTGGCGGGTATGCTGTCCGCACCCGCATATGCACAGATGAAGGAAAAGAGCCTGTATGAAAGGCTCGGCGGCTACGACGCCATATCCGCAGTGGTTAATGAGCTGGCGACTAGGCTCGTAACGGACAGGAAGCTGGGAGTGTACTTTAAGGGGCTTAGCAACGATAGCAAAAGAAAGCTAATAGCCCATCTTACTGACTTTGTCTGCTCTGCCACAGGAGGACCCTGCATATACACAGGAAGGGATATGAAAACCGCTCACGAGGGTTTGGGCATAACGGAAGAAGACTGGGATAGGTTTGTGAAGATCACCAAGGAGGTTTTGGATAAGTTCAAAGTTCCCGCCAGAGAACAGCAGGAGTTTCTGCAAGCGGTGGCTCCCCTTAAGTCGGTAATTGTGGAAAAGAAATAAAGCCCATTGCCGGGTCCCCTCGGGGGACCTATATTTTTATCCTTGATGAAAGAACTCACTCTAGAAAAGCTCTTCCCTTATGCGGATAAAAACTTTAAGGAAGATTTGGTTTCCTTCTCCCAACCGGTCAGTCTAAAAAAGGGAACTATGATAGGCTATCCAGGTGCGGTGTGTGAGTTAGTACCTATAGTTTTGGAGGGAAGTGTTAAGGTCTATTTTACCGCAGAGAACGGTAGGGAGATCTTCCTGTACAGAATTGGCAGGGGTGAGACCTGCATACTTACAAACCTCTCGGTTTTAAAGAAAGTCCCATATCCTGCCTACGCGGTCTGTGAGGAGGACGTGCTGGGTTATGTGATCCCTGCAGAAAAAGCCAACTACCTCTTTGAAAAATACTCCTACTGGAGGAACTTTGTTTTAGATATGGTGGTGAAGAATGTATATGGGCTCTTTCTTGTTCTGAACGAGCTAATATCCAAAAGGGTAGACCAAAGACTGGTGGAATACATAAAAAACAACGCCAAAGGCAATGTGATAAAGGCTACCCATGAAGAGATCGCAAGGGATATTGGCACTGCCCGGGAGGTGGTATCAAGGCTTTTGAAGGAACTGGAGAGGGAGGGCTATCTGGAAATCACAAGGGGCGAAATAAGAATACTAAAACCCATCCCTTAGCCTAAATTTATCTTCATGCTGGTAAGACTAAAACTTTACAGGGACGATGATTTTGTTATAAAGGAGTTTATTGTTCCCACAGAACCCGGA encodes the following:
- a CDS encoding cytochrome c oxidase subunit II — translated: MDRAEKGAFITAVAFMGVFFALIVYAAKGLNIDVPTCITDVKPFTQGQVIQHAPDRYEIHYLAKMWYFEPANVEVPVGSTVDIYLTSADVIHGFQIDGTNVNLMAIPGTVAYARVKFDKPGVYHIVCHEYCGIGHQDMATKIIVKAGEQQ
- a CDS encoding cbb3-type cytochrome c oxidase subunit I; the protein is MRVEGSVKTVILGEIIFPIVLLIFGIYHGFMQVLYRAGIIKDMSFLGIEYYQGLTLHGVINVIVFTTMIIVAFGNAVFLYYLKKPLRPAVQWVSFLLMVVGTLMAAWAMFAGKANVLYTFYYPLIAHPAFYIGAALLLVGSVIPLFFDWAPNYIAWRKEHPGEKVPLAVFGMLVNHIMWVIMLVPVVIEVVFQLIPVSLGLISETNPSLSRTLFWAFGHPVVYFWLLPAYVMLYTILPKIVTGEGKLYSDSAARFVFLLFVLFSFPVGLHHQYTEPGITNSYKLIHAFFTLGVAVPSLITAFTVAASLEYSIKSKYPEVRNSLFYWWTKIPYISLEGDKWLVSYFMAGLFLFLVGGITGIVNASYNVNLVVHNTSFVPGHFHTTVGGLVTLSFLGISLYMVSKLMGKDIKFKGLAVIAPWLWWQGMLIFEYAMSVAGIHGFPRRTNTGISYLNPDSPLYRPEWVGYAELSVFAGFIIVLGFVFWAISFFGTIFSPKVRESTIEFPTAPALHDEKAPALNRLTPWFIVSVLLFVLSYVPAIYDVTKRGVFFDSPGYNDKNPTPITKPQSAKEDQRNTAEAK
- a CDS encoding SCO family protein, which produces MPHVKLIDSYGNTFDIYELKGKPIILSPIYTHCNSACSIITDSLKKVIPKLGKPGEDFWVISFSFDPKDRIEDIRKFQQDHLIDGFGWKVVVAKDKEDLFRLVDAIDFRFMTLENRDFVHPNLLVVISPDMRVKRYIYGVVFDYRDLKKALEEESILEKARPYLFFVGLLGFTSTSLYILLKIFKKVK
- a CDS encoding TrkH family potassium uptake protein yields the protein MTPHRIILLSYLVLIAIGTLLLYLPISTYEGISFLDALFTATSAVSVTGHVVVDTYKTFTPFGKAVILLLIQIGGLGYMGFTTYFLILLRRKLSLKDRILLAESVNYPGLHGLVRFLKRIVPFVVGVELLGALLLLPFFLRHFDLPISLAMSIFHSVSAFNNAGFSILPDGLTPFRDSLWLNLAFSLLIILGGLGFYVIHELMLYQRKEIQRLSTHTKLVLVSTLLLIVGGFLVLLLDTIRWENYSLKEKLLIAFFHSVSSRTAGFSTVDLKSFSEGGLFFLVVLMFVGTGPGGTGGGIKITTAVVIILVVHSYLKGSGQVVVFGRRIAEDTIQRALTIFVLSFLYTTFATLILTHTEGAPLLPTLFETVSAFSSVGLSVGNPQGLSLCADWSPFGKVVIIITMLMGRMGIMSFMLALYGKGEESRIKPPEARLLL
- a CDS encoding potassium channel family protein, translating into MKKKNRTFGVIGLGRFGYHVARTLAQGGAEVIACDVDEEKVREVSEYVSLAYVLDATDAKALKESGIANVDTAVVSVGENIEASILIVVQLKELGVKEIVAKAVNPLHGKVLEKLGVDRVVYPEKEMAIRVAHSLLAGEFIEEIPIGEKHSVFELKAFDFMLGKTLRELDVRRRFGVSVLAIKRGENLIVNPMGDEKILPGDILVVLGTTEQLSTMASQ
- the lpxK gene encoding tetraacyldisaccharide 4'-kinase, whose protein sequence is MNWLNPYFYAVNLRNWLYDRGFLKTCSFSVPILCVGNLSVGGSGKTSLVRFLAQNLAEDYHIAVLLRGYKRSTRGPVVVSYRGEVRANWREVGDEAYMLARLLKNVSVVVSEDRCLGAKLAVEELKAQLIILDDGFQHRRLKRDLDLVLLKERDLKDRLLPFGRLREPLDGLKRAHAVVLTYQDLKEWEFKIEKPTFKLYRKNWRVVSKEGEVLNFKDKSFIAFCGLGDNEQFFKTLERLGIKTEEKLSFPDHYHYEGFKLQKEKLYLTTLKDFFKLEPAENLYYLDFDVEVPGLMDFVREKLTERP
- a CDS encoding flippase-like domain-containing protein — its product is MLRPLLYGIVLTVFVLTGSFVYVLKRTMSKEIFEVLPLLDKRYLFLSVLSMFFYHTFDNIRLFILARAMNLRYSFSYGYLVSFINTFGATITPAHVGGEMMSLYTLSRKGGRLHKVMSVVVMKTLTGMVFFVFLSPLLVYYFYKHTQEAVKLFVILVVLGLLSLLVYKVFKYFFDRSKDQNQSLMLKVKYTLKRFIIVSRLFLRDKKKHIFLATLSSVLLYVCFLLSGAFLLSAFEPSVSFSKAVLSQVALLYAIFLSPTPGGSGVGEVGGLEVFSGFLSAYMLGSFVILWRFITQYLSAIIGGVLFFYLLFKDTKAMLR
- the thyX gene encoding FAD-dependent thymidylate synthase; the encoded protein is MAVFLLGSDQRVVRCARVSFAKDEQVDRERDIKLIKFLFENRHASPFEHVVIAFESDEEFWISLLRKVKNPTFQAYWDGKFLWLNLRNIINAWEHMPEEVLSVIEEKLPAVYSVVVGKEPKGYSTDSAYVKELVETSSGFVGLVDKLELDSPMDYYTFVVECPLFVARQWHRHRFGSYNEVSRRYVSYEPDFYIPEYLRKQSKSNKQASEDTPLEEPWNSLFLKKIKWYVEDLKTLYTSMVEKGTAKELARGILPQFMKTRFYWTVPRISLDNFITLRTHPHAQKEIRELALAIKDMVGYRGWDRIMRL
- the thrB gene encoding homoserine kinase; amino-acid sequence: MGQDYATLRVPASTSNLGAGFDTFGLALNLYNYFTAQPWDRWEFEIVGEGQELPQNEENLFARVYLKACELFSQKPIPLKVKMKNHIPTARGLGSSATAIVSAIKLWEHFYQRTLSLEERLRIAFEFEPHPDNLLPAFLGGFLVCAVGERVHYQRLDFPEELKVVVCIPDFELSTKKAREVLRQEVSLKDAVYNIQRASLLVVSLCKRDYQGLREAVKDRLHQPYRKSLIPNFDKVLESAYSEGALAVFLSGAGPTIASFCLEGEDKVGNAMVYAFQEAGISAKYLSLKVDKEGAIFTTTPASGG
- a CDS encoding primosomal protein N'; the encoded protein is MELSLKIALPGGRVERIKADFPYEGSPIGFRVLVEGKTGLVVGLSDDGQVKEVVFPDKVPLTSEKNLSALKDTAMLYGLIPWLLLWELLPAEWNWKKERFLTVPLSSFVGLDQRTKRFLDWVAKNKRIKEETAKKRFGWQFVRLLLEKGFLKVVEDWSAVNVEMELFSLNLPFDVALSKLKKTKNYAERVRLLSYLRERLYATREELKEEGFSSKDLQFLVSKGIVKVEKELMQNFAFSPKSQLRQSSISLIKSIQKPVLVVGSLSRLLEHLVLLVESALSKNKSLPIFCFQNSTLLYLMRELKPLFGDRVVSLSSFDSPRQFVKNWFLAQEEGRVILSSRLGLLVPFKEPFAFVLFEDQNTKLYNGIDLRNYLFHLYRYYGSQFFYYTTSLGVDTYQKVKIGAWQLESLGYSASVKILKRKPEEVFSQELLSKLEDNSLLLIRKTGYSYAYCPRCQFLTECPHCGTFLTLSKSQNSLFCTRCKWSGPPTCPHCESPVVPQGFGVERAVEELEKYGLVKESLHFDTKPSLSGTYKKVFLVHGDNLLSLPNFNAEEEFYKYVHRAWAMAEQEFYLQTFLEEELVERYLKDDFLEEELEKRREENLPPFTKLILAVFPKDREKVLRELSFAKTRTYGNLLEVFLKVEPKRLREFLPKLLSLNPLKLELW